One window from the genome of Cyanobacteriota bacterium encodes:
- the ald gene encoding alanine dehydrogenase codes for MNIGIPKEVKDQEFRVGLSPGSVRSLVEAGHQVIVEAGAGEGAGFADGDYRQVGAQVVPTARAAWDQDLIVKVKEPLPEEYGYLQPDQLLFTYLHLAANRSLTEHLVSMGVTAIAYELVELPDQRFPLLTPMSIIAGRLSVQFGAHFLERQQGGRGVLLGGVPGVRPGHVVILGGGVVGTEAARMAVGLGAQVTILEVNVDRLSYLETLFGSRVTLLYSTSAQIEAIVPTADLLIGAVLIPGHKAPTLVTRDLVQAMQQGSVLVDVAVDQGGCIETLRPTSHSNPTYVEAGVLHYGVPNMPGAVPWTATQALNNSTLPYVLALANQGLGALTTNAALAKGLVTHDRKLVHPALQATFPELCHA; via the coding sequence ATGAATATTGGTATTCCCAAAGAGGTTAAGGATCAGGAGTTTCGGGTGGGCCTGTCTCCTGGCAGTGTGCGTAGCTTGGTCGAGGCTGGGCACCAAGTCATAGTAGAAGCAGGGGCAGGGGAAGGAGCAGGCTTTGCTGATGGAGACTATCGGCAGGTCGGTGCTCAGGTAGTGCCTACTGCTCGTGCTGCTTGGGATCAAGACTTAATCGTAAAGGTAAAGGAACCATTGCCAGAAGAATATGGCTATTTGCAACCGGATCAACTGCTGTTTACCTATTTGCACTTGGCGGCAAATCGATCGCTGACAGAACACCTTGTCTCTATGGGCGTGACGGCGATCGCCTATGAACTGGTGGAATTGCCCGATCAGCGCTTCCCCCTACTGACCCCTATGAGTATTATTGCTGGACGGTTGTCGGTGCAGTTTGGTGCACACTTTCTAGAACGACAACAGGGAGGGCGCGGTGTGTTGCTAGGTGGGGTGCCCGGTGTGCGCCCAGGTCATGTGGTGATTTTGGGGGGTGGCGTTGTGGGCACAGAGGCTGCGCGTATGGCTGTGGGCTTGGGTGCCCAGGTGACGATTTTAGAGGTGAATGTTGATCGCCTGAGCTATTTAGAAACACTGTTTGGGTCTCGTGTCACGCTGCTCTACAGCACGAGTGCCCAGATTGAGGCGATCGTTCCCACGGCTGATCTATTGATTGGTGCTGTATTGATACCGGGCCATAAAGCCCCAACCCTAGTGACCCGCGACCTTGTGCAGGCTATGCAACAAGGGTCTGTCTTGGTGGATGTCGCTGTTGATCAGGGTGGTTGTATTGAAACCCTACGCCCGACATCCCACAGCAACCCTACCTATGTGGAAGCTGGTGTGCTCCACTATGGGGTTCCCAACATGCCAGGGGCTGTTCCCTGGACGGCAACTCAAGCCCTGAACAACAGCACATTGCCCTATGTACTGGCGCTGGCTAACCAGGGACTCGGTGCCCTAACGACTAATGCGGCACTTGCCAAGGGGTTAGTCACCCATGACCGCAAACTTGTGCACCCTGCTCTGCAAGCAACGTTTCCAGAGCTTTGCCATGCCTAG
- a CDS encoding secondary thiamine-phosphate synthase enzyme YjbQ produces the protein MTNHVQQVVNESGVQIGLCTLFLRHTSASLVIQENADPDVLHDLEMFLSRLVPENLHNYRHNAEGPDDMPAHIRTVLTKTSEQIPIAYGRLMLGTWQGIYLWEHRHHGHLRELVVHILGE, from the coding sequence GTGACCAACCATGTACAACAGGTGGTTAACGAGTCAGGGGTACAGATTGGCCTGTGTACATTATTTTTGCGCCATACGTCTGCTAGTCTAGTGATTCAAGAAAATGCTGATCCCGATGTGCTTCATGACCTGGAGATGTTTTTGTCTCGATTAGTACCCGAAAATCTCCACAACTATCGCCATAATGCTGAAGGCCCTGATGACATGCCTGCCCATATTCGCACGGTGCTGACAAAAACCTCGGAACAGATTCCGATAGCCTACGGCAGGCTTATGTTGGGTACGTGGCAAGGTATTTACCTATGGGAACACCGCCATCATGGTCACCTGCGTGAACTGGTCGTGCACATCTTGGGGGAATAA
- a CDS encoding phospholipid carrier-dependent glycosyltransferase, with protein sequence MTSKPNGQQVMPSSWQRDYGVLALLWLAATLVDRLWLHLDQAPPAWDQGDHLSRAMNYWRVLQQPNLWSAQWWTDLWKLSPTYRAPFVYLVTVPFLAWFGAGYDQATLVNSVFTGVLLLATYHLGSCLFSAQVGLWAAGLCLLSHTLALTRIDYLLDYGLTASLTVAFTCLTRWRYQPRQGWRWTIASGVALGIVFLNRPTGLLFLAVPLGWLGIEALVKQQWGRLGQLVILGVIAIGIGWPWFSTNWLTVLSSIAQANANGIVYEGEPQANTLAGWLHYARELPTTLSFPVVLAGLGCGLIALGRWLWQGRSHKPDTLSTPSTLGAWAWLLSFAGGIYVLCSLAANKDPRFIQPYLPAMALVFARLLTLGIGRWWAGLRWSTAIVATVLLLTNLFPLFPIVKGVPGQHHPYQGAPYPHEQVIATVIQQQPYQRSTIGLVANTAQINPMNVDFYGAVANFQVYGRQLAFSEKTALPDSRALDWYLTKTGDQGAYNAIEAGQQALRQLVESSPDLALHRTWQLPDGSELRLYHRRNPPITVTVSDRASGSAVALLDIILPAVVAPGKPAPVTYTWLGAWADLRDGLVLMDWVPSQSAVGNSPILWLQDHGIGLGHLYAGATPPLDTTPIKVVEQLALQPPAELPTGQYRLQVTYLNRKTGQSYPLAIPPTTITVAEQADSLPAPELDLVTQVRSLAALLPQGQLEPVFNDIGRINQYDPIQDYVPQLELMVKHRLQADPDRLDLLYTLGLVYVLQQRAQPAIATFTRLTQLDGQNPWAWAYLGLAQLYSFQPWRATAALNQAERLEPGIPEVETLRMVAAAMRLDIPTIRRIWRREQAKT encoded by the coding sequence ATGACTAGCAAACCCAACGGACAACAAGTAATGCCTAGTTCCTGGCAGCGAGACTATGGGGTGTTAGCCCTGCTGTGGTTGGCGGCAACTCTAGTCGATCGCCTGTGGTTGCACCTTGACCAGGCTCCTCCAGCTTGGGATCAGGGTGATCACCTGTCGCGGGCTATGAACTATTGGCGTGTGCTACAACAGCCAAATCTCTGGTCAGCACAATGGTGGACTGACCTGTGGAAACTTTCTCCTACTTACCGTGCCCCCTTTGTTTATCTGGTAACGGTGCCGTTTCTAGCCTGGTTTGGAGCTGGCTACGACCAAGCCACATTGGTGAATTCAGTGTTCACCGGGGTGCTACTACTGGCTACCTATCATTTGGGATCCTGCTTGTTTTCTGCCCAAGTGGGACTGTGGGCAGCAGGGCTGTGTTTGCTATCTCACACGTTAGCACTCACCCGCATTGATTACTTGCTAGACTACGGTCTCACGGCTAGCCTCACCGTGGCGTTTACCTGTCTCACCCGCTGGCGCTATCAGCCTAGACAGGGGTGGCGATGGACGATTGCTAGTGGTGTTGCCTTAGGCATAGTATTTCTCAACCGACCAACAGGGTTACTCTTCTTGGCTGTGCCTCTGGGCTGGCTGGGCATAGAAGCCTTAGTCAAACAGCAATGGGGGCGTTTAGGGCAGTTAGTCATCCTGGGAGTGATCGCTATAGGCATAGGATGGCCTTGGTTTAGTACCAATTGGCTCACAGTACTCAGTTCTATTGCCCAAGCTAATGCTAACGGCATTGTGTATGAGGGTGAACCCCAGGCCAACACCTTGGCCGGCTGGCTGCACTATGCCCGTGAACTGCCAACAACTCTGTCGTTCCCAGTCGTGCTAGCGGGACTAGGCTGTGGCCTAATCGCCCTGGGACGCTGGCTCTGGCAGGGACGATCGCACAAGCCTGACACTCTGTCCACTCCTTCAACACTTGGAGCTTGGGCATGGCTCTTAAGCTTTGCAGGTGGCATCTACGTACTCTGTTCCCTAGCAGCCAACAAGGATCCCCGCTTTATTCAGCCCTATTTGCCTGCCATGGCCCTGGTATTTGCCCGCTTGTTGACCCTTGGGATTGGTCGCTGGTGGGCAGGTCTGCGGTGGAGTACAGCGATCGTTGCCACTGTGCTATTACTCACAAACTTATTTCCCCTCTTTCCTATCGTCAAGGGTGTTCCTGGTCAGCATCATCCCTATCAGGGCGCTCCCTATCCCCATGAGCAGGTGATTGCCACCGTCATTCAGCAGCAGCCCTATCAACGATCAACTATTGGCCTTGTGGCTAATACGGCCCAGATTAATCCCATGAATGTGGATTTTTACGGTGCTGTCGCCAATTTCCAAGTCTATGGGCGACAACTGGCCTTTTCTGAGAAAACAGCCCTCCCTGATAGCCGTGCCCTCGACTGGTACCTGACAAAAACAGGTGATCAAGGGGCCTACAACGCGATCGAGGCAGGACAACAAGCCCTTAGACAGTTGGTAGAGTCCAGCCCTGACTTAGCGTTACATCGCACATGGCAACTTCCCGATGGCAGCGAGTTACGACTTTATCATCGACGCAACCCACCCATTACAGTAACCGTTAGCGATCGTGCCTCAGGATCTGCTGTAGCGCTACTCGATATTATTCTGCCCGCTGTCGTGGCTCCAGGAAAGCCTGCTCCAGTTACCTACACGTGGTTAGGCGCTTGGGCCGACCTGCGAGATGGTCTTGTACTGATGGATTGGGTTCCATCCCAGTCAGCAGTTGGAAACAGCCCCATCCTTTGGCTCCAAGATCATGGCATCGGTCTAGGCCACCTCTATGCTGGGGCAACCCCACCTCTAGACACAACCCCCATAAAGGTAGTTGAGCAATTAGCACTACAACCACCTGCCGAGTTACCGACTGGCCAATATCGCCTCCAGGTCACCTACTTGAACCGCAAGACAGGGCAGTCCTATCCCCTAGCTATCCCACCTACCACCATCACCGTCGCAGAGCAAGCGGATTCTCTGCCTGCGCCAGAATTAGATTTGGTCACCCAGGTGCGATCGTTAGCAGCCCTGCTGCCCCAAGGCCAGCTAGAACCCGTCTTCAATGACATTGGTCGCATCAACCAGTATGACCCCATTCAAGATTACGTTCCTCAGTTGGAACTCATGGTGAAGCATCGTCTACAAGCTGATCCCGATCGCCTTGACCTACTCTATACCCTAGGGTTAGTCTACGTGTTGCAACAGCGCGCTCAACCTGCGATCGCCACCTTTACTCGGTTAACCCAGCTCGATGGACAAAACCCTTGGGCATGGGCATACCTGGGTTTGGCACAGTTGTATAGCTTTCAGCCATGGCGGGCAACTGCTGCCCTCAATCAGGCAGAACGCTTAGAGCCTGGTATTCCCGAAGTAGAAACACTGCGAATGGTAGCGGCTGCCATGCGGTTAGATATCCCCACTATCAGACGAATATGGCGACGCGAGCAAGCTAAGACTTGA